A genome region from Picosynechococcus sp. PCC 7002 includes the following:
- a CDS encoding tyrosine-type recombinase/integrase yields the protein MKESSMNIITITEPITQGRLTTATTDNEILKRWASQKSSATQKTYFYIVRNFMAAIAKPLNQITLDDLLDWLDSLQWQSQNTRRNKIAVIRSLFGFCHATGYITLNPAKLLQQPKENDCRIERIITKPKVQAMAMNADTLRNELIIKTLYLLGVRVSELINIRWDDFIQTDDNGLKLKVMGKGDKVRFIVVPTGLWDELEALRNDSAYVFSSRKGNNGSKLSRIQVYRVVKANGDRVGVQVSPHFLRHSHATHSLKNGCDLHLLSESLGHGNIAITSRYLHASGDDGSANYLSL from the coding sequence ATGAAGGAAAGCAGCATGAACATCATCACCATCACCGAACCGATCACTCAAGGGAGATTGACTACTGCTACCACTGACAATGAGATCCTGAAACGATGGGCTAGCCAAAAGTCATCTGCCACCCAAAAGACTTATTTCTATATCGTCCGTAACTTCATGGCGGCGATCGCCAAACCATTGAACCAAATCACCCTTGATGATCTGTTGGACTGGCTCGATTCCCTCCAATGGCAATCCCAGAACACGAGGCGAAATAAAATTGCGGTCATTCGCTCCCTGTTTGGGTTTTGCCATGCCACGGGATATATCACCCTGAATCCTGCTAAGCTCCTCCAGCAACCAAAAGAGAATGATTGCCGCATCGAGAGAATCATCACTAAGCCCAAGGTTCAGGCCATGGCCATGAATGCTGATACGCTACGAAACGAGCTGATTATCAAGACTCTGTACCTGTTAGGGGTTCGGGTAAGTGAACTGATTAATATCCGCTGGGATGACTTTATTCAGACTGATGATAATGGTCTAAAACTTAAGGTAATGGGGAAAGGGGATAAGGTTCGGTTTATCGTGGTTCCCACTGGCCTATGGGATGAATTGGAAGCCTTACGGAATGATTCTGCTTATGTTTTCAGCAGTCGCAAGGGAAATAATGGCAGCAAGCTCTCACGGATTCAGGTTTACCGGGTCGTCAAGGCGAATGGCGATCGCGTTGGTGTTCAAGTTTCTCCCCACTTCCTACGCCACTCCCACGCGACACACTCCCTTAAGAACGGCTGCGACTTGCATTTGCTCAGTGAGTCCCTAGGCCATGGCAACATCGCGATCACAAGCCGCTACCTCCATGCCAGTGGGGATGATGGCAGCGCTAATTATTTGAGCTTGTAA